The genomic window TCGCTCGCCAGCTCCGGGCGACGCGCCCACATGGTCACGTGCGCACCGCCGTCGGCGAGGATCTTGCCGAACGTCGTTCCCCAGCTGCCCGCGCCGACCACGGCGACGCGCGGGCGCGCGGCATCCTGCCTACGGCTCAAGGCGCCCCGTCTCCTTCTGGCCGTGATCGGCCGGGTTCCAGCGCTCGGGCGGTGCCGGCTCTCCGCGCAGCTGCGAGAGCAGGCCCGCGATGTCGGCCATCACCACGTCGGTCGCCTCGACGAGCGCCGACTGCGAAGACGCCCGTCCGACGTAGGCCGACAGGTCGACGGGGTCGCCGATGACCACGCGCACACGGCGGCGCAGCGGCCAGAGCTTGAGCTTGCCGTAGCGCGGCAGCACCTGCTGGGCGCCCCAGTGAGCCATCGGGATGACAGGGATGCCGCCGGCCAGCGCGAGACGGACGGCGCCGGTCTTGCCACGCATGGGCCACAGCTCGGGCTCGCGGGTGAGCGAGCCCTCGGGGTAGACGATCACGCCGCGACCGTGCTCTACCAGGGTCTCGGACGCCTCGAGCGTCGCGCGGGCCGAGGCGGCGGAGGCGGCGCGCGCGACCGGCACCATGCCCGTCGCCCTCAGCGCCCATCCCAGCACGGGCACGCGGAACAGGCTCTCCTTCGCCATGAACCGGGGCGCCCGGCCACTGCGCCACACCGCGAGTGCGACCACGAGGGGGTCGACTTCACTGAGGTGGTTCGGTGCGAGGACGTAGGCCCCGTCGCGAGGCAGCTTCTCCTGGCCGTCGATCTCGAGCTTGAACAGCAGGCTCAGCAGGGGCACCACGATGGCCGCAAGCGGCCAGAAGGCGCTCGGACGCGTCTTCTCGGGGGATGCGCGCCGGCGTTTCGTCGCCACCGGGCTATCCGATGACGTCGAAGTCGGCGCCGAGCATGTCGAGCTTGGCGAGGAACTTCTCGTACCCGCGCCGGATGATGCCGACGTTGCGCACGATCGACTCGCCCTCTGCCGCGAGTGCCGCGATCACGTAGCTGTACCCGCCTCGCAGGTCGGGGACGACGACGTCGGCGCCATGGAGCGCGGTCGGCCCGTTGATCACGGCGGCCTGCTCGAGAGCGCGCCGGGGAACGCGGCGTCCGACCGTGTCGAGACCCTGGGGATGCACCACGATGTCGGCGCCCATCAGGTTGAGCGCGTCGGTGAAGCCCAGACGGTTCTCGTACACCGTCTCGTGGACGGTCGAGGTGCCTTCGGCCTGCGTGAGCGCCACGATCAGGGGCTGCTGCCAGTCGGTCATGAAGCCGGGGTGCACGTCGGTCTCGACCACGACGGGCTTGAGCGCGCCGCCGCGGCGGAACTGGATGCCGTCCTCCCGGACGTCGAACCAGCCTCCGGCCTTGCGGAACACGTTGAGGAAGGTCAGCATCTCCTGCTGCTTCGCCCCGCCGACGAAGATGTCGCCGTCGGTGGCGAGAGCGGCGCAGGCCCAGGACGCGGCCTCGTTGCGATCGAAGATCGCGCGGTGGTCGTAGCCCTGCAGCGTGTCGACACCCTCGATGAGGATCACGCGGTTGGGCTCGTACGAGATGATCGCGCCCATCTTCTGAAGGACCGCGATGAGATCCATGATCTCGGGCTCGATGGCGGCGTTGCGCAGCTCCGTCGTGCCCTTGGCCTTGACCGCCGTGAGCAGCACCTGCTCCGTCGCGCCGACACTCGGGTAGGGCAGCTCGATGTTCGCACCGTGCAGCCCCTGGGGCGCCGTGATCCGGATGCCCTCGTAGCTCTTGTCGACGACCGCCCCGAACGCGCGCAGCGCGTCCATGTGGAAGTTGATCGGCCGGTCGCCGATGCGGCAGCCGCCGAGGTCGGGGATGAGCGCCTCGCCGAGCAGATGCAGCAGCGGTCCGCAGAACAGGATCGGGATGCGCGACGCTCCGGCGTGGGCGTCGATCTCTTCGAAGTGGGCCGACACCGCGCCGCTGGGGTCGAAGTGGAACGTGCCCTCTTCTTCACCCTCGTCGACCCGAACGCCGTGGACCTCGAGCAGCGAGCGGACCACATGCACGTCGCTGATGTCGGGGACATCGCGCAGGGTGCTCGCGGTCTCGCCGAGAAGGGCCGCGACCATCGCCTTGGTGACGAGGTTCTTCGCGCCCTTGACCTCGACCCGGCCGGTGAGCGGCCGCCCGCCCCTGATCGCCAGGACTTCTCCGGTCACTTCCTGTTCCTCC from Microbacterium sp. ProA8 includes these protein-coding regions:
- the murA gene encoding UDP-N-acetylglucosamine 1-carboxyvinyltransferase, producing MKPLLNVAAGESTAAEAEEQEVTGEVLAIRGGRPLTGRVEVKGAKNLVTKAMVAALLGETASTLRDVPDISDVHVVRSLLEVHGVRVDEGEEEGTFHFDPSGAVSAHFEEIDAHAGASRIPILFCGPLLHLLGEALIPDLGGCRIGDRPINFHMDALRAFGAVVDKSYEGIRITAPQGLHGANIELPYPSVGATEQVLLTAVKAKGTTELRNAAIEPEIMDLIAVLQKMGAIISYEPNRVILIEGVDTLQGYDHRAIFDRNEAASWACAALATDGDIFVGGAKQQEMLTFLNVFRKAGGWFDVREDGIQFRRGGALKPVVVETDVHPGFMTDWQQPLIVALTQAEGTSTVHETVYENRLGFTDALNLMGADIVVHPQGLDTVGRRVPRRALEQAAVINGPTALHGADVVVPDLRGGYSYVIAALAAEGESIVRNVGIIRRGYEKFLAKLDMLGADFDVIG
- a CDS encoding lysophospholipid acyltransferase family protein; this encodes MATKRRRASPEKTRPSAFWPLAAIVVPLLSLLFKLEIDGQEKLPRDGAYVLAPNHLSEVDPLVVALAVWRSGRAPRFMAKESLFRVPVLGWALRATGMVPVARAASAASARATLEASETLVEHGRGVIVYPEGSLTREPELWPMRGKTGAVRLALAGGIPVIPMAHWGAQQVLPRYGKLKLWPLRRRVRVVIGDPVDLSAYVGRASSQSALVEATDVVMADIAGLLSQLRGEPAPPERWNPADHGQKETGRLEP